In Bacteroidota bacterium, a single window of DNA contains:
- the rpsO gene encoding 30S ribosomal protein S15: MKLTSAGKKEIFKKFGGSETNTGSAEGQIAMFTERITFMTGHLQVKKKDFATQRSLIRLVGKRRSILDYLQKNDIERYRKIIADLKIRK; encoded by the coding sequence ATGAAATTAACGTCAGCAGGAAAAAAGGAAATTTTCAAAAAATTTGGTGGTTCTGAAACCAATACAGGATCAGCTGAAGGTCAGATCGCAATGTTTACAGAGCGTATCACTTTTATGACCGGTCACCTACAGGTTAAGAAAAAAGATTTCGCAACACAGCGTTCACTAATTCGTTTAGTTGGAAAGCGTCGTAGCATCTTAGACTATCTTCAGAAAAATGATATCGAGCGTTATCGTAAGATCATCGCTGACTTGAAGATCAGAAAATAA
- a CDS encoding acetyl-CoA carboxylase carboxyltransferase subunit beta has protein sequence MSWFKRIKEGITTSTKEKKETPEGLWHKCTSCKHIVPSKDHISRMYVCEKCGYHDRINSQEYFEILLDEDDDAIELNENLSSGDPLNFVDTKKYTDRNRESQKKTGLKDAIRTVAGKIHGEGVVIACMDFTFIGGSMGSVVGEKISRAIDHCLENKLPLIIISKSGGARMMEAAYSLMQMAKTSAKLTRLADAGLPYISLLTDPTTGGVTASYAMLGDWNISEPGALIGFAGPRVVKETIGKDLPKGFQTAEFVLEHGFLDFIVDRRELKAKLGQVLGMLRQ, from the coding sequence ATGAGTTGGTTCAAACGCATAAAAGAAGGTATCACAACTTCCACTAAAGAGAAGAAAGAAACTCCGGAAGGGCTTTGGCATAAGTGTACATCCTGTAAGCATATCGTTCCTTCAAAGGATCATATATCAAGAATGTACGTTTGTGAGAAATGCGGATATCACGACAGAATTAATTCGCAGGAGTATTTTGAAATTCTTCTCGATGAAGATGATGATGCTATTGAACTGAACGAAAATTTAAGTTCAGGTGATCCGCTGAATTTTGTGGATACAAAAAAATACACAGACAGAAACAGAGAATCTCAGAAGAAGACCGGATTAAAAGATGCCATTCGTACTGTAGCCGGAAAGATCCACGGTGAAGGAGTTGTAATTGCGTGTATGGATTTCACTTTTATTGGCGGTTCAATGGGTTCAGTTGTCGGCGAAAAAATTTCCCGCGCAATTGATCATTGTCTGGAAAATAAATTACCACTCATTATAATATCAAAATCCGGCGGAGCCCGGATGATGGAAGCTGCATATTCCCTTATGCAAATGGCCAAGACTTCTGCTAAATTAACGCGACTTGCTGATGCAGGCCTACCCTACATATCATTATTGACGGATCCAACCACAGGTGGAGTTACTGCCTCTTATGCAATGTTAGGCGATTGGAATATCTCCGAACCCGGCGCACTAATTGGTTTTGCCGGACCACGCGTTGTAAAAGAAACGATCGGAAAAGACCTTCCAAAAGGTTTCCAAACTGCCGAATTCGTCCTCGAACACGGCTTTTTAGACTTTATCGTCGATCGTCGGGAGCTGAAAGCGAAATTGGGGCAGGTTTTGGGGATGCTAAGGCAGTAG
- a CDS encoding BamA/TamA family outer membrane protein: MTLESELTNTGGNVGIAGSIGYRNKNIFKGAEVLELKFKGGLEALPNFNDSVEDKKLLFFNTYEIGPELSLAFKKIPLFKFSPYLNPKTSINLGFNYQERPDYRRSVTNFSINYSLFLPRRHRFIFTLPEINSVKVKLSPGFESKLDGLNDPRLFYTYATHIISSVRLTYINTNQNITTTRNFIFFRINTEYAPRLFQIDLKPAEFFKVDFDFSYHHAVNTFNNIVFRVASGVGLPFGASSALPFEKSFFSGGANSIRAWSARTLGPGSYKNTVNIEQSGDIKVEANVEYRSEILKLSNGIIIEGASFVDAGNVWTRNEDISRPDGKFELQHMVEELGIGGGFGLRFNFSFFILRLDAAVKLRDPSLEANKRWVYPGQKFGISDVTFNLAIGYPF; the protein is encoded by the coding sequence ATGACACTTGAGTCAGAACTTACCAATACCGGAGGGAACGTAGGTATTGCCGGAAGTATCGGGTACAGAAACAAAAATATTTTCAAAGGCGCTGAAGTACTTGAATTGAAATTCAAAGGTGGATTAGAAGCACTTCCCAATTTCAACGATAGCGTAGAAGATAAAAAACTTTTGTTCTTCAATACCTATGAGATCGGACCTGAGTTATCGTTAGCGTTCAAAAAAATACCATTATTTAAATTTTCACCTTATTTAAATCCGAAAACTTCGATCAACCTTGGATTTAATTATCAGGAAAGACCTGATTACAGAAGATCAGTAACCAATTTCTCAATTAACTATTCGTTATTTCTACCTCGCAGACATCGTTTTATTTTCACCTTACCGGAAATAAATTCTGTCAAAGTAAAATTATCACCGGGATTTGAATCCAAACTAGATGGCTTAAATGATCCCCGTTTGTTTTATACATATGCTACGCATATTATTTCTTCCGTACGACTTACCTATATAAACACGAATCAAAATATCACGACAACAAGAAATTTTATTTTCTTTAGAATAAATACTGAATATGCTCCCAGACTTTTTCAAATCGATCTGAAGCCTGCAGAATTTTTTAAGGTAGATTTTGATTTCAGTTATCACCATGCTGTAAATACTTTCAATAATATTGTATTCAGAGTTGCTTCAGGTGTCGGACTTCCTTTCGGAGCAAGTTCTGCATTGCCGTTTGAGAAAAGTTTTTTTTCCGGTGGTGCTAATAGTATCAGAGCCTGGAGTGCAAGAACACTTGGTCCTGGATCCTATAAGAATACAGTAAACATTGAACAAAGCGGAGACATTAAAGTAGAAGCCAATGTTGAATATCGTTCCGAGATCCTTAAACTCTCTAACGGAATTATAATTGAAGGTGCGAGTTTTGTTGATGCCGGAAATGTGTGGACAAGAAATGAAGACATCAGTCGACCGGATGGAAAATTCGAACTTCAACACATGGTGGAAGAATTAGGAATTGGTGGAGGTTTCGGTTTACGTTTCAACTTCTCTTTCTTCATCCTCCGCCTTGATGCAGCAGTCAAACTACGCGACCCTTCCTTAGAAGCAAACAAACGCTGGGTATATCCGGGACAGAAGTTTGGAATCAGTGATGTTACATTTAATCTTGCAATTGGTTATCCGTTTTAA
- a CDS encoding FAD-binding oxidoreductase, with the protein MSWSFWEKNTFIKEPDVTIIGSGIVGLNAALSLKSKSPSLHVIVLEKGFLPYGASTRNAGFACYGSISELLNDLKVQDPKNVFDLVERRWKGLNRLRQILGDESIVYEPTGGYEVFTSADSETADLCFDKIEYFNQELKKITGQDKIYFDASKKIPEFGFKGINKMILNSGEGQIDTGKMMQSLLEKCRKAGVEILNGVEVSRIENENTNCRIDFNGEFSLLTKKVLIAVNGFAKKFLPDFDVQPARAQVISTSPIPGLQFKGSFHYDHGYYYFRNVGNRVLFGGGRNLDFEKEHTMDFGLTTLVQNSLEGLLKNLILPDTDYVIEQRWSGIMGLGETKTPIIKMVAENIYCAVRMGGMGVAIGSLVGEEAADLILKS; encoded by the coding sequence ATGAGCTGGAGTTTCTGGGAAAAAAATACATTTATAAAAGAGCCTGATGTAACAATTATTGGAAGTGGAATTGTTGGATTGAATGCTGCCCTTTCATTAAAGTCAAAATCACCTTCTCTGCATGTTATAGTACTGGAGAAAGGATTTTTGCCGTATGGGGCCAGTACAAGAAATGCAGGCTTTGCTTGTTATGGCAGTATCTCTGAATTGTTAAATGACCTGAAAGTTCAGGATCCTAAAAATGTTTTTGATCTGGTCGAGCGTCGATGGAAAGGACTGAATCGCTTGCGTCAGATCCTTGGGGATGAATCAATAGTGTATGAACCAACAGGTGGCTATGAAGTATTCACTTCGGCAGATAGTGAAACAGCAGACTTATGCTTTGACAAAATTGAATATTTCAATCAGGAATTAAAAAAGATCACCGGCCAGGATAAAATTTATTTTGACGCTTCAAAAAAAATTCCTGAATTCGGATTCAAAGGGATAAATAAAATGATCCTGAATTCAGGCGAAGGTCAGATCGACACAGGTAAAATGATGCAATCACTTCTGGAAAAATGCAGAAAGGCCGGAGTTGAAATTCTCAATGGTGTAGAAGTTTCCAGGATAGAAAATGAGAATACAAATTGCCGGATAGATTTTAACGGAGAGTTTTCACTATTGACTAAAAAAGTACTCATTGCTGTTAATGGTTTTGCAAAAAAATTTCTGCCAGACTTTGATGTGCAGCCGGCACGAGCTCAGGTAATTAGTACCTCGCCCATTCCCGGACTTCAATTTAAGGGTAGTTTTCATTATGATCATGGGTATTATTATTTTCGGAATGTTGGAAATCGAGTACTCTTTGGAGGCGGAAGAAATCTCGATTTTGAAAAGGAGCACACAATGGATTTTGGATTAACCACACTGGTTCAAAATTCGCTTGAAGGACTTCTGAAGAATCTGATCTTGCCAGATACCGACTATGTAATTGAACAAAGATGGAGTGGCATCATGGGACTTGGCGAGACAAAGACACCTATCATTAAGATGGTAGCTGAAAATATTTATTGTGCAGTAAGAATGGGTGGAATGGGTGTAGCTATTGGCAGTTTGGTTGGAGAAGAAGCTGCAGACCTTATTTTAAAAAGCTAA
- a CDS encoding T9SS type A sorting domain-containing protein, which yields MKKSLLLILFALLISSISRAQVNGSALLCPGFVYTYTANISGAVTYNWTTPVGWQIISGQGTSQIEVMCNVNEGDICADGFDGGGIFIAQNCLTASWGGNGDGWDAIKTSIGSCICAPYSISVQSNGGSSPCGGCGSGTLSSNAVYAVYDSLPGGTFLGLADGITTYQPNDTSVITLHVYLIDTTLGLSNAVQITGGTCATTINNAVQLFPCSPPTIVADVFPDPVCLGDTFTLKENSGLGTFPTYQWNTSDPDITFISANGVDSILGTYNSPSPGNPVITFTAYDALGCLYSGAIAIDVINCIAPPVANFAVDKDSICPNTCVTFTNLSTGAISSQWIFNGAIVDSSNLNNPDPVCYAAQGQYSVSLIVSNGGGSDTLNLSNVVYVYPTAPAQNITLINDTLYSNQGFATYQWFYNNSLIGGANSYFYPATLNGDYTVVSTDINGCESTFEILNIILKTDKVGSTGFSIHPNPARNVFTIQVSDHFNSTCEILNQLGEIVFAKKLDSKQNEISIDEFSAGIYFVRISSADYFTTQKLIVTE from the coding sequence ATGAAAAAAAGTTTACTACTTATTCTATTCGCTCTACTAATTAGTTCAATTTCAAGAGCTCAGGTTAACGGATCGGCCTTGCTTTGTCCGGGGTTTGTATACACTTACACAGCAAATATTTCCGGTGCGGTCACATACAACTGGACTACTCCGGTAGGGTGGCAGATAATTTCAGGACAAGGAACATCTCAAATTGAAGTCATGTGCAATGTTAATGAAGGTGATATCTGTGCTGATGGATTTGATGGCGGTGGAATTTTCATAGCGCAAAATTGTCTGACAGCAAGTTGGGGCGGTAATGGTGATGGTTGGGACGCAATAAAAACTTCCATCGGTTCATGTATATGTGCGCCTTATTCAATTTCAGTACAATCTAATGGCGGGAGTAGCCCTTGTGGTGGATGCGGAAGTGGAACGCTAAGTTCAAATGCAGTTTATGCAGTGTATGATTCTTTGCCGGGTGGAACTTTTCTCGGACTGGCAGATGGAATAACAACTTACCAACCAAATGATACGTCAGTCATAACACTTCATGTTTATCTGATTGATACTACATTGGGTCTCTCCAATGCCGTTCAGATTACCGGTGGAACTTGCGCAACAACGATCAACAATGCTGTTCAGCTTTTTCCTTGTAGTCCTCCGACAATTGTTGCAGATGTATTTCCTGATCCTGTTTGTCTCGGCGATACATTTACATTGAAAGAAAATTCCGGTCTTGGAACATTTCCAACTTATCAATGGAACACTTCCGATCCTGACATAACTTTTATCAGTGCAAACGGAGTTGACAGTATTTTGGGAACTTATAATTCTCCATCTCCGGGAAACCCGGTTATTACATTTACAGCATACGATGCTTTAGGTTGTTTGTATAGTGGTGCGATTGCGATTGATGTAATAAACTGCATTGCTCCGCCTGTCGCAAATTTTGCAGTGGATAAAGATTCAATTTGTCCTAATACGTGTGTGACCTTCACAAACCTTTCGACGGGTGCAATATCTTCGCAATGGATCTTCAATGGTGCAATTGTGGACTCCAGTAATTTAAATAACCCTGATCCTGTTTGTTATGCTGCACAAGGTCAGTATTCTGTTTCACTGATTGTTTCTAATGGGGGTGGCAGCGATACTTTGAATCTTTCAAACGTTGTTTATGTTTATCCTACGGCACCGGCTCAGAATATTACATTGATAAACGATACACTTTATTCAAATCAGGGATTTGCGACTTATCAGTGGTTTTACAACAATAGCCTTATTGGTGGAGCGAATTCATATTTCTATCCTGCAACTCTGAATGGTGATTACACAGTAGTGAGTACTGACATTAATGGCTGTGAATCTACATTTGAAATACTGAATATAATTCTTAAAACCGATAAAGTCGGAAGTACAGGATTTTCAATTCATCCAAATCCTGCAAGGAATGTTTTTACAATTCAAGTCAGTGATCACTTTAATTCAACTTGCGAAATATTAAATCAATTAGGTGAAATAGTTTTTGCAAAAAAACTTGATTCGAAACAAAATGAAATTTCAATCGATGAATTTTCTGCGGGTATTTATTTTGTAAGAATTTCTTCTGCTGATTATTTTACTACACAAAAGTTAATTGTTACCGAATAA
- a CDS encoding M2 family metallopeptidase: MRYFLSFLSVILLAACGGGKEERIKEVQVYLDAYNKKYQELYTASAAGQWQVNTHIVEGDTMNAYNSGLADQAMAKYTGSNENVEKAKSYMKWESELLPIQVRQLKKILYLAAGNPESADKEVKELIKAGTAQTEKLYGYKFKLEGKEITPNDIDSLLSHATDTTIRRKAWEASKEIGKELKPGLMNLVGLRNKVVQGLGYPDYFTYMVSDYGMTKDEMMAMLKKFNKELYPLFNELHTYMRYELAKKYKAKEVPDFIPAQWLSNRWGQDWSEMVTVEGLNLDSSLKSKDAEWVAKQGEKFYVSLGFPQLPPVFWEKSSLYPVAKDAGFKKNTHASAWHMDLEKSVRCLMSIVPNSQWYETVHHEYGHIYYYLTYSNPDVPILLREGANRAYHEALGSMMGLAAMQKQFAAGLGLVDSTTKIDETKQLLKDALNYVVFIPWSAGTMSNFEHDLYSKNLPPDQWNKRWWELAKMYQGIVPPTDRSEDYCDPATKTHINDDPAGYYDYAISFILLFQIHDHISKNILHQDPHNTNYFGHKEVGAFIQEIMKPGSSEDWRKLLKDKTGEDLSARAMLDYFSPLMGWLKEQNKGRKYTMVEVQ; this comes from the coding sequence ATGCGATACTTCCTTTCATTTTTATCAGTGATCCTGCTTGCAGCTTGTGGTGGTGGAAAGGAAGAACGGATCAAAGAAGTTCAGGTATACCTCGACGCCTATAACAAAAAGTATCAGGAACTTTACACTGCAAGTGCTGCCGGACAATGGCAGGTCAATACACACATTGTGGAAGGTGATACAATGAATGCCTATAATTCCGGACTGGCTGATCAGGCAATGGCAAAGTATACAGGCAGTAATGAGAATGTTGAGAAAGCGAAAAGTTATATGAAATGGGAGAGTGAATTACTTCCAATTCAGGTGCGACAACTGAAAAAGATTCTTTATCTGGCTGCTGGAAATCCTGAGTCTGCTGATAAGGAAGTAAAGGAATTGATCAAAGCCGGAACTGCACAAACAGAAAAGCTTTACGGATATAAGTTTAAACTGGAAGGAAAAGAAATTACTCCAAACGATATCGATTCACTTTTATCACATGCAACGGATACAACAATCCGGCGAAAAGCCTGGGAAGCTTCCAAAGAAATTGGTAAAGAACTAAAACCGGGCTTGATGAATCTGGTCGGCTTGAGAAATAAAGTAGTTCAGGGACTTGGTTATCCTGATTACTTCACTTACATGGTTTCTGATTATGGAATGACAAAGGATGAAATGATGGCAATGTTGAAAAAATTCAACAAAGAACTTTATCCGCTTTTCAATGAGCTGCACACTTACATGAGATATGAACTTGCAAAAAAATATAAGGCAAAAGAAGTTCCTGATTTTATTCCTGCTCAATGGTTAAGTAATCGTTGGGGACAAGACTGGAGTGAAATGGTTACTGTAGAAGGATTGAATCTTGATAGTTCGTTGAAGAGTAAAGATGCAGAATGGGTAGCTAAACAGGGTGAGAAATTTTATGTATCGTTAGGCTTTCCTCAGTTACCACCGGTGTTCTGGGAAAAATCAAGTTTGTATCCAGTGGCAAAAGATGCCGGATTTAAAAAGAATACACATGCATCTGCATGGCATATGGATCTTGAAAAATCTGTTCGTTGTTTGATGTCAATTGTTCCAAATTCTCAATGGTATGAAACTGTTCATCATGAATACGGACACATTTATTATTATTTAACTTACAGTAATCCTGATGTTCCTATACTGCTTCGTGAAGGAGCGAACAGAGCATATCATGAAGCTCTGGGAAGTATGATGGGACTTGCAGCGATGCAAAAACAATTTGCTGCAGGTTTAGGGTTAGTTGATTCGACAACGAAGATCGATGAAACAAAACAACTCCTTAAAGATGCATTGAATTATGTTGTTTTCATTCCATGGAGTGCAGGAACGATGAGTAACTTTGAACATGATCTTTATTCTAAAAATTTACCTCCTGATCAATGGAATAAAAGATGGTGGGAATTAGCAAAAATGTATCAGGGAATTGTTCCGCCGACAGATCGTTCAGAAGATTATTGTGATCCTGCAACAAAGACTCACATCAATGATGATCCTGCAGGTTACTATGATTATGCAATTTCTTTCATTCTGTTATTTCAGATCCATGATCATATTTCAAAAAATATTCTGCATCAGGATCCACACAACACAAATTATTTTGGACACAAGGAAGTTGGTGCATTCATACAGGAAATTATGAAACCCGGTAGCAGCGAAGACTGGAGAAAATTGCTGAAAGATAAAACCGGTGAAGACTTAAGCGCACGTGCAATGCTTGATTATTTTTCACCTCTAATGGGCTGGCTGAAGGAACAAAATAAAGGGAGAAAATATACAATGGTGGAGGTTCAATAA
- a CDS encoding lamin tail domain-containing protein has product MNTFLKKAVAPALLFLLLNLTGFSQIVINEICPSNVNTIQNSNGDYDDWIELYNAGGSSVNLQGYGLTDDITKPFRFTFPSFSLGSGKEF; this is encoded by the coding sequence ATGAACACATTTTTGAAAAAGGCTGTCGCACCGGCCCTGTTATTTTTATTGCTTAATCTGACTGGATTCTCCCAAATTGTAATCAATGAAATTTGTCCTTCAAATGTAAACACTATTCAAAATTCGAATGGTGATTATGATGATTGGATTGAATTGTATAATGCCGGAGGAAGTAGCGTGAATTTACAAGGCTATGGATTGACGGATGATATCACAAAACCTTTTCGTTTTACATTTCCATCATTCAGCCTTGGATCAGGAAAAGAGTTCTAG